A genomic window from Polaribacter gangjinensis includes:
- a CDS encoding DUF4870 domain-containing protein produces MKTNTENTNAFLIHICGFGGFLYPFGSIITPLIAWQTLKNRSTFLDEQGKEAVNFNISFSLYKFLVGIIFVPFAIGSFFKNWDNFNHINWNFNDFDFYSSDFFGFLGFGSLIGILGIIRIILTINAAVKSKEGENYKYPFTIKFIK; encoded by the coding sequence ATGAAAACAAATACCGAAAATACCAATGCTTTTTTAATCCATATTTGTGGATTTGGAGGATTTTTATATCCTTTTGGAAGCATTATAACACCATTAATAGCGTGGCAAACGCTTAAAAATAGAAGTACATTTTTAGACGAACAAGGAAAAGAAGCTGTGAATTTTAACATCAGTTTTTCACTGTATAAATTTTTAGTTGGAATAATTTTTGTTCCATTTGCTATCGGAAGTTTTTTCAAAAACTGGGATAATTTTAATCACATTAATTGGAATTTTAATGATTTCGATTTTTATTCATCTGACTTTTTTGGATTTTTAGGATTTGGATCACTTATCGGAATTTTAGGAATCATCAGAATTATCCTTACCATAAATGCAGCAGTAAAATCAAAAGAAGGAGAAAATTACAAATATCCTTTCACTATAAAATTTATAAAATAA
- a CDS encoding nuclear transport factor 2 family protein yields MNSFLAPFKESILLKIIIAIFAFLYSFIMNAQVEKSTDLFKILAAKDSILFERTFNKCEIEKLDPIIAENFEFYHDVVGIQNKAEFVNAVKNNICKNPGNMKRNLVFGSLEVFPLLNNVEIYGAIQTGKHTFQEKQQGNFKTVGIANFTHVWILENKQWKLKRVLSYNHLPYTE; encoded by the coding sequence ATGAACTCGTTTTTAGCTCCTTTCAAAGAATCAATATTGCTTAAAATAATCATTGCCATTTTTGCGTTTTTATATTCATTTATCATGAATGCACAAGTCGAAAAATCAACGGATTTATTTAAAATTCTAGCTGCAAAAGACAGCATTCTTTTTGAAAGAACTTTTAACAAATGTGAAATTGAAAAACTTGACCCAATTATTGCTGAAAATTTTGAGTTTTATCATGATGTTGTTGGTATTCAAAACAAGGCTGAGTTTGTAAATGCAGTAAAAAATAATATCTGTAAAAACCCAGGAAATATGAAAAGAAACCTAGTATTTGGCAGTTTAGAAGTATTTCCATTGCTGAATAATGTTGAAATTTATGGAGCCATTCAAACTGGCAAACACACGTTTCAAGAAAAACAACAAGGCAATTTTAAAACTGTAGGAATTGCCAATTTTACTCACGTTTGGATTTTAGAAAACAAGCAATGGAAACTAAAAAGAGTATTGAGCTACAACCATTTACCTTACACAGAATAG
- a CDS encoding PspC domain-containing protein: MNKTININLGGFFFHIDETAYQKLKKYLESIAKSLSDDPQGKNEIIADIEARISELLSEKITDSRQVVNDQDIDDIIKIMGQPEDYADGDETFKETNFSYQTNYNATKKLFRDGEDKMLGGVASGMAHYLNIDTIWIRLAFIFFAIPGGFGFITYILLWVLLPEAKTTAEKLQMEGTPVNIDNIERKIREEFNNVSENLKDVANKASDKLKEGANEISEKFNSAFSGKQKKNNGFQEILDVIVSIIQTFFKVIGKIIGVFFIIIAASVIISLIIGGFSIGSLEWLNVDGNFLHYPPFFYDSVIPSWLLTTFGLFLIGIPFLLLFILGLRMLSSNIKNIGKAASLTLLGIWIVSLLGMIFAGLDFATSYAQNGEITEKNQLQIIANDTLFVKLKNDETILFRHNLRRSSQKEEVFINGKKMAYSNYVKVDVQKSTSEESYFTITKSSRGKNKMNAKSNAKEIQYHFTIDNNTLILDAFYLSDIKNIWKDETIEVTIYLPEKATVFFDESAKNFLYDVKNVDEIYDTDMANHHFIMTNSTLKCTDCASLLEGKNEDSLNTNETSM, translated from the coding sequence ATGAATAAGACAATCAACATTAATTTAGGCGGATTTTTCTTTCACATTGATGAAACTGCTTATCAAAAATTAAAAAAATATTTAGAATCTATTGCTAAATCTTTGAGTGATGATCCTCAAGGAAAAAACGAAATTATTGCTGACATTGAAGCAAGAATTAGCGAATTGTTATCAGAAAAAATAACAGATTCAAGACAAGTGGTTAATGACCAAGATATTGATGATATCATCAAAATAATGGGACAACCTGAAGATTATGCTGATGGTGATGAAACATTTAAAGAGACAAACTTTTCGTATCAAACAAATTACAATGCTACCAAAAAATTATTTAGAGATGGTGAAGATAAAATGCTAGGTGGTGTTGCATCTGGAATGGCTCATTATTTAAACATAGATACAATTTGGATTCGTTTAGCATTCATATTTTTTGCAATTCCTGGTGGATTTGGTTTCATAACATACATCCTTTTGTGGGTTTTATTACCTGAAGCAAAAACAACTGCCGAAAAATTGCAGATGGAAGGAACTCCTGTAAATATTGATAATATCGAAAGAAAAATTAGAGAAGAATTCAATAATGTTTCTGAAAATTTGAAAGATGTTGCCAACAAAGCTTCCGATAAATTGAAAGAAGGAGCCAATGAAATTTCAGAAAAATTCAATTCTGCATTTTCTGGAAAGCAAAAAAAAAATAATGGATTTCAAGAAATTTTAGATGTCATTGTTTCTATCATTCAAACATTTTTTAAAGTCATAGGCAAAATTATTGGAGTGTTCTTCATCATTATTGCAGCATCTGTAATAATATCATTAATTATTGGAGGATTTTCTATTGGAAGTTTAGAGTGGTTGAATGTTGATGGAAATTTTTTACATTATCCACCATTCTTTTATGATTCTGTTATTCCAAGTTGGTTATTAACAACATTTGGGCTTTTCCTAATTGGGATTCCGTTTTTGTTATTATTCATTTTAGGATTGCGAATGTTGTCTAGCAACATCAAAAATATTGGTAAAGCTGCATCATTAACCTTGTTAGGAATTTGGATTGTGTCTTTGCTAGGAATGATTTTTGCTGGATTAGATTTTGCAACTTCATATGCACAAAATGGTGAAATTACTGAGAAAAATCAACTCCAAATTATAGCAAATGACACCTTATTTGTAAAACTAAAAAATGACGAAACCATTCTATTCAGACATAATTTAAGGAGAAGTTCTCAAAAAGAAGAGGTCTTTATTAATGGAAAAAAAATGGCGTACTCAAATTATGTTAAAGTAGATGTCCAAAAAAGTACCAGTGAAGAAAGTTATTTTACAATCACAAAAAGTTCAAGAGGAAAAAATAAAATGAATGCAAAATCGAATGCAAAAGAGATTCAATATCATTTTACCATTGATAATAATACCTTGATTTTAGATGCCTTTTATTTGTCAGATATTAAAAATATTTGGAAAGATGAAACTATTGAAGTAACCATTTATTTACCAGAAAAAGCTACTGTTTTCTTTGATGAAAGTGCTAAAAACTTTTTATATGATGTAAAAAATGTAGATGAAATTTACGATACTGACATGGCAAATCATCATTTTATAATGACAAACTCAACCTTGAAATGTACAGATTGCGCATCTCTTTTAGAAGGCAAAAACGAAGATAGTTTGAACACTAATGAAACTAGTATGTAA
- a CDS encoding head GIN domain-containing protein: MKLTIIKTVSILFITLFFSSCGIEMFNGIRGNNNVITKDRSSTAEFSKIKVSNGLDVEIFQGNENKIILEADENLHDIIFTEIENGVLRIYSEKSIWKAASKKVFVTVKNLNEINATSGAYLKNDSTFKADTLLVIATSGANINFAVKGNSITTVATSGADLKVSGYTNYHNATATSGASIKATSLESADVTATVTSGADIDVFASESINATATSGGDIDYFGNPKKSTNKTTSGGSVSNK; the protein is encoded by the coding sequence ATGAAACTAACAATTATCAAAACAGTATCAATTCTTTTCATTACCCTATTTTTTAGCTCTTGTGGTATAGAAATGTTTAATGGTATTCGTGGAAACAACAATGTAATTACAAAAGATAGATCATCAACAGCTGAATTCTCAAAAATAAAAGTCAGTAATGGTTTGGATGTAGAGATTTTTCAGGGCAATGAAAATAAAATCATTTTAGAGGCTGATGAAAATTTACACGATATTATTTTTACAGAAATTGAAAATGGTGTTTTGCGAATTTATTCTGAAAAAAGCATCTGGAAAGCTGCATCAAAAAAAGTATTCGTAACTGTGAAAAATCTAAACGAAATTAATGCCACAAGTGGTGCTTATCTTAAAAACGACAGCACATTTAAAGCTGATACTTTGCTAGTGATTGCAACAAGTGGCGCCAATATTAATTTTGCTGTAAAAGGAAATTCAATTACTACAGTTGCAACTAGTGGTGCTGATTTAAAAGTTTCAGGATATACAAATTATCACAATGCTACAGCAACAAGTGGCGCATCAATCAAAGCAACATCCTTAGAAAGTGCTGATGTAACTGCAACTGTTACAAGTGGAGCTGATATTGATGTCTTTGCATCAGAAAGTATCAACGCAACAGCTACAAGTGGTGGTGATATTGATTATTTTGGAAATCCAAAAAAATCAACCAATAAAACTACTTCTGGAGGAAGTGTTTCAAACAAATAA
- a CDS encoding acetate/propionate family kinase, translating to MNILVLNAGSSSLKYQVIEMPSQQVKCVGLIERIGMNDAIFSHQKEDKKTTEILPIKNHEIGLQKIATALLDAKIGVLKSVSDIVAVGHRVVHGGKNFSKTVVIDEDVKNNIRNLFELAPLHNPANLTGIEIAETIFPDAKQIAIFDTAFHQTMPKKAYQYAIKNEFLEKYHIRAYGFHGTSHKYVSEKAIAYLGEQNSKKIITIHLGNGCSMTAIENGKSVDHSLGFGPMNGLIMGTRAGDIDQSVIFYLMNSLHKTASEVNNLLQKEGGMLGLTGFSDLREISENAEKGNENCENALELASYRIKKYIGAYASILNGLDAIVFTAGIGENSTLMRKIVCENLDFLGIILDDEKNNIKSKELREIQSVNSSAKILVIPTNEELEIAKQAYQILT from the coding sequence ATGAACATTTTAGTACTCAATGCTGGTTCATCATCCTTAAAATATCAAGTGATTGAAATGCCTTCACAACAAGTAAAATGTGTGGGTTTGATTGAAAGAATTGGTATGAATGATGCCATTTTTTCACATCAAAAAGAGGATAAAAAAACTACTGAAATTTTACCAATTAAAAATCATGAAATTGGTTTACAAAAAATTGCCACTGCTTTGTTAGATGCAAAAATTGGCGTTTTAAAATCCGTTTCAGATATTGTTGCTGTTGGTCACAGAGTAGTTCATGGTGGGAAAAATTTCAGTAAAACTGTTGTTATTGATGAAGATGTAAAAAACAACATCCGAAATTTATTTGAATTAGCACCATTACACAATCCTGCAAATTTAACAGGTATAGAAATTGCAGAAACCATTTTTCCTGATGCCAAGCAAATTGCCATTTTTGATACCGCTTTTCATCAAACAATGCCCAAAAAAGCCTATCAATATGCTATTAAAAATGAGTTTTTAGAAAAATATCATATTCGTGCTTATGGATTTCACGGCACAAGTCATAAATATGTTTCCGAAAAAGCGATTGCTTATTTGGGTGAACAAAATTCCAAAAAAATAATTACAATTCATTTAGGAAATGGTTGTAGTATGACCGCTATTGAAAACGGAAAAAGTGTAGATCATTCTCTTGGTTTTGGGCCAATGAATGGCTTAATTATGGGAACTAGAGCTGGGGATATTGATCAATCTGTGATTTTTTATTTGATGAATTCTTTGCATAAAACTGCTTCAGAAGTCAATAATTTATTGCAAAAAGAAGGCGGAATGTTGGGTTTAACAGGTTTTTCTGATTTGAGAGAAATTTCTGAAAATGCCGAAAAAGGAAATGAAAATTGCGAAAATGCTTTGGAATTGGCAAGTTATCGCATCAAAAAATATATTGGTGCGTATGCAAGTATTTTAAATGGTTTGGATGCTATTGTTTTTACAGCTGGAATTGGAGAAAACTCAACATTAATGCGAAAAATCGTTTGTGAAAATTTAGATTTTTTAGGAATCATTTTGGATGATGAAAAAAATAACATCAAATCAAAAGAATTGAGAGAAATTCAATCTGTAAATTCTAGCGCAAAAATCCTGGTAATTCCAACTAATGAAGAATTAGAGATTGCCAAACAAGCGTATCAAATTTTGACATAA
- a CDS encoding DUF4442 domain-containing protein: MEITPKNINRFMFFKLPLGWLSGMRVIFLDTTTCVVKIKHRWLNQNPFQSMFWAAQGMAAEMSTGVLVMKEIKNSNRKVSMLVTHQEGNFFKKAFGTILFSCSDGEKIQEAIQKSIDSGDGQKVELISIGVNENGVEVSKFRFQWSLKVKDL; the protein is encoded by the coding sequence ATGGAAATTACACCTAAAAACATCAATCGTTTTATGTTTTTTAAACTTCCTTTAGGATGGTTATCTGGAATGCGTGTTATTTTTTTAGATACTACAACTTGTGTAGTGAAAATAAAACATCGTTGGTTGAATCAAAACCCTTTTCAAAGTATGTTTTGGGCGGCTCAAGGTATGGCTGCAGAGATGAGTACAGGTGTTTTGGTAATGAAAGAGATTAAAAATTCGAACAGAAAAGTTTCTATGTTGGTTACTCATCAAGAAGGGAATTTTTTTAAAAAAGCGTTTGGAACTATTTTATTTTCTTGTAGTGATGGAGAGAAAATACAAGAGGCAATTCAAAAGTCTATAGATTCAGGAGATGGGCAAAAAGTAGAGTTAATTTCAATAGGTGTTAACGAAAATGGGGTAGAAGTATCAAAATTTCGTTTTCAATGGAGCTTAAAAGTTAAAGATTTGTAA
- a CDS encoding PadR family transcriptional regulator, with the protein MKIENAKAQMRKGVLELCILSILKNGDAYTSEILSGLKSVEMIVVEGTIYPLLTRLKNAGLLTYRWEESTSGPPRKYYVLTENGALFLKELDKTWNNLVNAVNQVISSKSTTHE; encoded by the coding sequence ATGAAAATCGAAAACGCAAAAGCACAAATGCGAAAAGGGGTTTTGGAATTATGTATTTTATCCATTTTAAAAAATGGAGATGCTTATACTTCCGAAATACTTTCTGGACTCAAAAGTGTTGAAATGATTGTGGTTGAAGGCACTATTTACCCGCTGTTAACTCGTTTAAAAAACGCAGGATTATTAACCTACAGATGGGAAGAATCAACCTCAGGACCACCAAGAAAATATTACGTTTTAACCGAAAATGGTGCACTATTTTTAAAAGAATTAGACAAAACGTGGAATAATTTAGTAAATGCTGTAAACCAAGTAATTAGCTCAAAATCAACTACTCATGAATAA
- a CDS encoding YebC/PmpR family DNA-binding transcriptional regulator has translation MGRAFEFRKARKMKRWSAMAKTFTRIGKDIVMAVKEGGPNPETNSRLRAVVQNAKAANMPKDNVERAIKKATDKDTANFKEVLFEGYAPHGIAVLIETATDNNNRTVANVRAAFNKCDGNLGTSGSVAFMFDHTCNFTLKKEDISMDMEELELELIDFEVEEVFNDEEGIIIYAPFEQYGALQAYFENNNIEILSSGFERIPSTTTKLTEEQQADVEKLLDRLEEDDDVQNVYHSMEM, from the coding sequence ATGGGAAGAGCGTTCGAATTTAGGAAAGCAAGAAAAATGAAGCGTTGGTCAGCAATGGCAAAAACTTTCACAAGAATTGGTAAAGACATTGTGATGGCTGTAAAAGAAGGTGGTCCAAACCCTGAAACAAACTCACGTTTACGAGCAGTTGTGCAAAATGCGAAAGCCGCTAATATGCCAAAAGATAATGTTGAACGTGCTATCAAAAAAGCTACAGATAAAGATACCGCAAATTTTAAAGAGGTATTATTTGAAGGTTATGCTCCTCATGGAATTGCTGTTTTGATTGAAACCGCAACAGACAACAATAATCGAACTGTTGCAAATGTAAGAGCTGCTTTTAATAAATGTGATGGAAACTTAGGCACCTCAGGATCAGTTGCTTTTATGTTTGATCATACCTGCAATTTTACGTTAAAAAAGGAGGATATTTCTATGGATATGGAAGAATTAGAATTAGAATTGATTGATTTTGAAGTCGAAGAAGTCTTCAATGATGAAGAAGGAATCATTATTTACGCACCTTTTGAACAATATGGAGCATTACAAGCTTATTTTGAGAACAATAACATCGAAATTTTATCTTCTGGATTTGAAAGAATTCCCTCTACAACAACAAAATTAACAGAAGAACAACAAGCTGATGTTGAGAAACTATTAGATCGCTTAGAAGAAGATGATGATGTACAAAACGTATATCATTCCATGGAAATGTAG
- a CDS encoding DUF2721 domain-containing protein, producing METITLTTPALLFSAISLIMLAYTNRFLAYAAVIRNLHDKYLEKRNDSLLRQIQNLKKRLQLTKWMQIFGISSLLLCVLTMFLIYVDEDIFAAYIFGLALILLILSLALLIKEIHISNQALQHHIADIEEYLTKK from the coding sequence ATGGAAACAATTACACTAACAACGCCAGCTTTATTATTTTCTGCGATTTCATTGATTATGCTGGCATATACAAATCGATTTTTGGCTTACGCAGCAGTGATTAGAAATTTGCATGATAAGTATTTAGAAAAAAGAAACGATTCCTTGTTGCGTCAAATTCAAAATTTAAAAAAGCGTTTACAACTTACAAAATGGATGCAAATTTTCGGAATTTCGAGTTTGTTATTATGTGTATTAACGATGTTTTTGATATATGTAGATGAAGATATTTTTGCGGCCTACATTTTTGGATTGGCATTGATTTTATTAATCCTTTCTTTGGCTTTGTTGATTAAAGAAATCCATATTTCCAATCAAGCTTTGCAGCATCATATTGCTGATATTGAAGAATATCTCACAAAAAAGTAA